One segment of Acaryochloris thomasi RCC1774 DNA contains the following:
- a CDS encoding DUF4278 domain-containing protein, whose translation MTLKYRGTSYEASNSVRSGSLDLIEGRYHGLSTQISLPLTRESVDASVSLMVYRGIQLATCKS comes from the coding sequence ATGACTCTGAAATATCGCGGTACATCCTATGAAGCCTCTAATTCTGTGCGTTCTGGTTCGCTGGACCTCATCGAGGGCCGGTATCACGGCCTGAGCACTCAGATTTCTCTACCCCTCACCCGAGAAAGTGTTGATGCTTCTGTCAGCCTGATGGTTTATCGTGGTATCCAATTGGCTACGTGCAAGTCATAG